In Hahella sp. KA22, one genomic interval encodes:
- a CDS encoding glycosyltransferase family 2 protein has product MHKLTATIITLNEASRIARCIESVQFADEVVVVDSGSSDDTCRIAQEMGCRVITQEWLGYGGQKQFAVDLASNDWVLCIDADEVVTSELAASIKQVMQRPDAEAYSFPRRNYFLGNPLRYGEGYPDRSLRLFNRKKAGWTQDLVHEAVKCEGRIQKLEGDLNHFSEETISQYLAKQNKYTQIQAEDMFRRGKKVGLSKILVSPIIRFFKFYILRRGFLDGMPGFVHIVIGCMNSFMKYVKLYELRSKSRD; this is encoded by the coding sequence ATGCACAAACTGACCGCCACTATTATCACTCTAAATGAAGCTTCTCGTATTGCGCGTTGCATCGAAAGCGTCCAATTTGCTGATGAGGTGGTGGTTGTCGACTCGGGCAGCTCTGATGACACTTGTCGGATCGCCCAGGAAATGGGGTGTCGCGTTATAACTCAAGAGTGGTTGGGATATGGGGGGCAGAAGCAGTTTGCTGTTGATCTGGCGAGCAATGACTGGGTGTTGTGTATCGACGCCGACGAGGTGGTCACCAGCGAGCTTGCTGCTTCTATTAAGCAAGTCATGCAAAGGCCTGATGCAGAGGCTTACAGTTTTCCTCGCAGGAACTATTTTTTGGGTAACCCCCTCCGTTATGGTGAGGGATATCCAGATCGCAGTCTAAGGCTTTTCAATCGAAAAAAGGCAGGGTGGACCCAAGATTTGGTGCATGAAGCTGTAAAGTGTGAAGGAAGGATCCAAAAGCTAGAAGGAGACTTGAACCATTTTTCCGAAGAGACAATCTCGCAATATTTAGCTAAGCAAAATAAGTATACGCAGATTCAGGCGGAAGATATGTTTCGACGAGGGAAGAAGGTGGGGCTTAGTAAAATTCTCGTTAGTCCTATAATTCGATTTTTTAAGTTCTATATACTACGTCGCGGTTTTCTAGATGGTATGCCGGGGTTTGTGCATATTGTTATTGGTTGTATGAATAGCTTCATGAAGTATGTGAAGCTGTATGAGCTGAGGTCAAAGAGCCGGGACTAA
- a CDS encoding glycosyltransferase family 4 protein, with amino-acid sequence MPSKRIKVAHLVALDTIGGVERLYCDYLRMSYSEFQNFTISDRSHIHSELAEEISAHSEQVFSVKYYHSLRLPKRPSFLRHRNLKRLLSQITPEILVVWNKIEGIDLSLCPSSTKVIYYEHGAGWRCDDKKAAIAFLSKVDGVICNSKAALEVIRYNWSYSKDNAVVIHNPLLNKFRLSSTHASSDKLPHSPFRLGLAGRLVSVKGVTTALHALKILLDKNLPVILSIAGAGPDEQQLKALAKELRIEHAVNFLGLQSQIEQFYQDIDCLLCPSLREPFGLVALEAMAFGCPVIASDVDGLADVVENNITGYTIPVSLSLEEYRQMGGNIQGLPPVIFDASANKLGPPKAVSPDSMANAICELILNTADYSRMSHAARTRSHSLFSPETYFDRFKSVLHAVSGQNI; translated from the coding sequence ATGCCATCGAAGCGGATAAAAGTTGCTCACTTGGTCGCACTTGACACAATAGGGGGCGTAGAGAGGCTCTACTGCGACTATCTAAGGATGAGTTATAGCGAGTTCCAGAATTTTACTATTAGTGATCGCTCCCATATCCATTCGGAGCTCGCCGAGGAGATAAGCGCACATTCTGAGCAAGTATTTTCCGTTAAGTATTATCACTCTTTACGCCTCCCCAAAAGACCAAGCTTCTTACGCCACCGAAACCTGAAACGCCTGCTAAGTCAAATAACCCCTGAAATACTCGTTGTCTGGAACAAAATTGAGGGAATCGACCTGAGCCTTTGCCCCTCGAGCACTAAGGTTATCTATTACGAGCATGGTGCTGGCTGGCGTTGCGATGACAAAAAAGCAGCTATCGCTTTTTTATCCAAAGTAGATGGCGTCATCTGTAATTCAAAAGCCGCCCTGGAAGTTATTCGGTATAACTGGAGCTACTCGAAAGACAACGCCGTAGTCATCCACAACCCTCTACTCAATAAATTTAGGCTCTCATCTACTCATGCAAGCAGCGACAAACTGCCGCACTCTCCATTTAGGCTGGGACTCGCAGGCCGGCTAGTTAGTGTAAAAGGCGTCACAACGGCTCTTCACGCACTCAAGATACTATTAGACAAGAATTTACCGGTTATTCTTTCAATCGCTGGCGCAGGCCCAGACGAGCAGCAATTAAAAGCTCTTGCAAAAGAGCTGCGAATTGAACATGCAGTTAATTTCTTGGGATTACAAAGCCAAATAGAGCAGTTCTACCAAGACATTGACTGCCTGCTCTGCCCTTCGCTTAGAGAGCCGTTTGGTCTCGTGGCGCTGGAAGCTATGGCGTTCGGCTGCCCCGTCATCGCCTCCGACGTCGATGGGCTTGCCGATGTCGTCGAGAACAACATTACAGGCTATACAATTCCCGTGAGCCTTAGCTTAGAAGAATACCGACAAATGGGCGGTAATATACAAGGATTACCCCCTGTTATTTTTGATGCGTCCGCCAATAAACTAGGGCCGCCCAAAGCCGTCAGCCCCGACAGCATGGCAAACGCAATTTGCGAACTTATATTGAATACAGCCGACTATTCAAGAATGAGCCATGCAGCACGCACCAGGTCACACTCACTATTCTCTCCTGAGACTTATTTCGACAGATTCAAGAGCGTGTTACATGCGGTCTCCGGGCAAAACATTTAG